The Dethiosulfovibrio faecalis genome contains the following window.
TCTGATATTAGTGACAACCTTGCCTATCGCGATATTCGTAAAAAACGAAAGCGACAGAGAGACCGACCTGGCGCTAACCACTTTAAATAACGCCCTGGAACTCCAGACGAACTATATGACCCGCTGGTTCGACCTAAACATAATGGAGGACATAAAGGCAGCATCGAAACTCCGTTCCGTCCAATCCCTCGATCTCGATGCCATGGCGGAAGACCTAAAGGCAATGGCCGAAGACAGAACCGACCTGGCCAAACTGCTCTATTTCGATCGAGACGGGAACCCCGTATTGGACAGCGAGAACGGAGATATCTCCGAAGAACAGTTCAATATATCGGACCGAGAATATTTCAAGGCGGGACAGGAAGGACTTCCCTATATAACCTCGGTCATCCAAGCAAAAGACGAAAAATCGGTAAAATTTATCGGTTTCTCTGTTCCCTTAATCATAGATGGGATATTCGAAGGAGTCATATTGGGCTCCGTGAGACTCTCCAATCTCATAAATCTGACAAAAGATCACATTTTCGGAGAAGGGGGATCTTTCCGGCTTTTCGACTACAACGGAGTTCCCTTAGGAGAGAACTTTTCGGAGGCAACCCCTTGTTTTTCCCCCGATGAGGTAAAAGACGAAGAGGGACTTTTAATCGACAACACCTCGGATAGCGGAAAGAAACAAATGCTCAAGATAGCGCCTCTTGCCCACGGGAATCTTTTTGTAGGTGTGGTCTTGGATATGGACGAGATCAAAGCCGGATCAAGTCGCATAGCGAAAACACATATCAAAATACTGATATCATCCGTGGTATTAGGAATGATCTTCTTCCTGTTGCTATCTCGCAGCGTCACCATATCCATAGATAAAATTCAACGACAGCTCTCCTCGGCCTCGGAGATGAACTACGCTCCGACCCCCATCCCCCCATCGGGCATGCCACTGGAGTTAAAGCGGATCTGGGAGAGCGTGGAATACCTCAAGGATCAGGTTTGCAAATCCATCCAAGAGGTCAGGGAGATGAGCGTCAGGGACGCCCTGACGGGGCTCCATAATCGACGATACTTCGAGGAGGAGATGTCCCGGCTCAGTCATGGAGACCAGGATCCCGTGGCGATCGCCATGTGCGACGTCAACGGACTAAAGCTGGTCAACGACGCCCTGGGACACGAGTGGGGTGACAAACTCATAAACAAGGCCGCAACGGCGTTGAAAGACGTATCCCAACCGGGAGACACCGTGGCCAGGCTGGGAGGCGACGAGTTCGCCCTTCTGGTGCCGAACAGCCCGGAAGAAAGGGACATCGGGGCAGACTTGAAGGCGAGCATGGCGACGGTTAACTTGGACGAGGGAATACCACTTCAGATGGCATGGGGGATAGCCATAGGCAACGCATCGAGAAGGTCCATAGAGGAGATCGCCAAGGACGCCGACGATAGTATGTACGCACGCAAGGAAACCCAGAGAGACGACGCCAGAGACGCCATACTGACCTTCTTCCTGAGGATGATATCCACAAGGGAGGGCCGCAAGGTAGGACACATGGAAAGATGCCGTTACATCATGGCGGCCTTCGTTCCGACCATAGACGAGGTGGACGAGATCTTCCGTAAGAGGATGATCCGCCTGGCCGGGATACACGATATCGGCCTGGTAGGGGTTAATCCCAGCATACTGGGCAACACCGGCCCACTTTCCGAGGATGAGAAAAAGGAGGTCCGAGCCCATCCTGAGATAGGCTACCGGATCGCGATAGCCGCCCCCACCCTCTCGGACCTGGCCGACGCCATACTGCACCACCACCAGAGATGGGACGGAACCGGCTACCCCTTCAGGAAGGACGCCGTATCGGGAAAGGGCATTCCTCTGGAAAGCAGGATAATGAACCTGGTGGACTCCTACGAGGCAATGACCCACCGATACTACGGGAAATCGATGACCCACGAGGA
Protein-coding sequences here:
- a CDS encoding diguanylate cyclase domain-containing protein, with translation MFILSRSVKNTFIVIMVILILVTTLPIAIFVKNESDRETDLALTTLNNALELQTNYMTRWFDLNIMEDIKAASKLRSVQSLDLDAMAEDLKAMAEDRTDLAKLLYFDRDGNPVLDSENGDISEEQFNISDREYFKAGQEGLPYITSVIQAKDEKSVKFIGFSVPLIIDGIFEGVILGSVRLSNLINLTKDHIFGEGGSFRLFDYNGVPLGENFSEATPCFSPDEVKDEEGLLIDNTSDSGKKQMLKIAPLAHGNLFVGVVLDMDEIKAGSSRIAKTHIKILISSVVLGMIFFLLLSRSVTISIDKIQRQLSSASEMNYAPTPIPPSGMPLELKRIWESVEYLKDQVCKSIQEVREMSVRDALTGLHNRRYFEEEMSRLSHGDQDPVAIAMCDVNGLKLVNDALGHEWGDKLINKAATALKDVSQPGDTVARLGGDEFALLVPNSPEERDIGADLKASMATVNLDEGIPLQMAWGIAIGNASRRSIEEIAKDADDSMYARKETQRDDARDAILTFFLRMISTREGRKVGHMERCRYIMAAFVPTIDEVDEIFRKRMIRLAGIHDIGLVGVNPSILGNTGPLSEDEKKEVRAHPEIGYRIAIAAPTLSDLADAILHHHQRWDGTGYPFRKDAVSGKGIPLESRIMNLVDSYEAMTHRYYGKSMTHEEAMEEIRRCSGTQFDPEWADRFLAFLKEKGPGVL